In one window of Armatimonadota bacterium DNA:
- a CDS encoding carboxypeptidase regulatory-like domain-containing protein, with product GSAGLRVIDVSDPAAPLEVGFLDTPGTAYHVAVAGGYAYVADGASGLRVIDVSNAAAPVEVGSCHPPDLAYGIALASGYAYVADVYGRLRVIDVSDPAAPLEVGSCDTPGYTYGVAVADGYAYVADWFGLTVVDTSNPAAPVEVGYLDTPSLAVGVAVADGYAYVGDYNAGLRVIDITNPAAPVEVGYLDTPGNVYSVAVAGGYAYVADNGWGLVVGGGRGDVAGQVRRRGTTTNLPGATVEARQEGTLKGSDVTGLTGLYSVPNLLPGAYVLTAGKAGYGNQSKSDVRITPGQDGQYVNFNLYPVQLTGQVSQAGTTTYLAGATVRVYQGNVLKASANTDGGGIYRIGGLPDGTYDAVASHAGYVRQFKLDVPIAAGSVTNRNFFLAVSGRLKGQVKDRTTGRNLPGATVFARSGGITWAKTRAKDWAVYEINADLPPGTYVMQASQPGYLSQAKKGIVVTAGATSIVNFNLDPLLKGQVRQAGTTTNLAGATVKVYQADVLRATTTTDARGIYQVGGLAAGTYTAVASKAGYVRQTKHNITISEAAYTYVNFNLSVSGKLKGQVKNRVTGANLIGATVFARSGGIIWATTTTTAPWGIYEINADLPPGTYVMQASRPGYLPQAKKGVIVTAGNTTYVNFSLQPQ from the coding sequence TGGGTCTGCCGGCCTGCGGGTGATTGACGTTTCCGACCCCGCGGCGCCCCTGGAGGTGGGCTTTCTTGACACGCCGGGCACTGCCTATCATGTGGCGGTTGCGGGCGGGTATGCCTACGTCGCGGATGGTGCCAGCGGACTGCGCGTGATCGACGTTTCGAACGCCGCGGCGCCGGTCGAGGTCGGCTCCTGCCACCCGCCTGACTTGGCCTATGGCATAGCACTGGCGAGCGGGTATGCCTACGTCGCGGATGTATATGGCCGCCTGCGGGTGATTGACGTCTCCGACCCCGCGGCGCCCCTCGAGGTGGGCTCTTGTGACACGCCTGGGTACACCTATGGGGTGGCGGTTGCTGACGGGTACGCCTACGTCGCGGATTGGTTTGGTCTAACAGTGGTTGACACCTCCAACCCCGCGGCACCGGTGGAGGTCGGTTACCTAGACACGCCAAGCCTGGCCGTGGGAGTGGCGGTCGCGGACGGGTACGCCTACGTCGGGGATTATAATGCCGGTCTCAGGGTGATTGACATCACGAACCCGGCGGCGCCGGTCGAGGTCGGTTACTTAGACACGCCGGGCAATGTCTACAGTGTAGCGGTCGCGGGCGGGTACGCCTACGTGGCGGATAACGGATGGGGCCTTGTGGTCGGCGGCGGCCGCGGCGACGTGGCTGGCCAGGTGCGCCGGCGCGGCACGACCACTAACCTTCCTGGCGCGACAGTCGAAGCGCGTCAAGAGGGGACTCTGAAGGGCTCGGACGTGACGGGGCTCACCGGGTTGTACTCAGTGCCAAACCTGTTGCCTGGCGCGTACGTTCTGACGGCAGGCAAGGCTGGCTATGGCAACCAGAGCAAGTCCGATGTGCGGATTACGCCGGGCCAGGACGGCCAATACGTCAATTTCAACCTTTACCCTGTGCAGTTGACGGGGCAGGTAAGCCAAGCGGGCACCACCACTTACCTCGCCGGGGCGACGGTGCGCGTCTATCAGGGCAATGTGCTAAAGGCTAGCGCAAACACCGACGGTGGCGGCATCTATCGGATCGGCGGGCTCCCGGATGGTACTTACGATGCGGTAGCCTCCCACGCGGGCTACGTCCGACAGTTCAAGCTTGACGTGCCGATCGCCGCCGGCAGCGTAACGAACCGCAACTTCTTCCTGGCCGTTTCGGGCAGACTCAAGGGCCAGGTCAAGGACAGGACCACGGGCAGGAACCTGCCCGGCGCGACCGTTTTCGCGCGCAGCGGCGGCATCACCTGGGCGAAGACCAGAGCCAAGGACTGGGCCGTATATGAGATCAACGCCGACCTGCCGCCGGGGACCTACGTTATGCAGGCGAGCCAGCCCGGCTACCTGTCGCAGGCCAAGAAGGGAATCGTCGTCACCGCGGGTGCGACGAGCATCGTGAACTTCAATCTGGACCCGCTCCTGAAGGGACAAGTCAGACAGGCGGGCACAACGACGAACCTAGCGGGTGCGACGGTGAAGGTGTATCAGGCGGATGTGCTTAGGGCAACGACGACCACTGATGCAAGGGGCATCTACCAAGTGGGCGGATTGGCGGCGGGCACCTACACTGCGGTCGCCTCCAAGGCCGGTTATGTCCGCCAGACTAAGCATAACATTACGATATCCGAAGCTGCCTATACCTACGTCAACTTCAACCTGTCGGTGTCTGGCAAGCTTAAAGGGCAGGTGAAGAACCGGGTGACCGGCGCGAACCTCATCGGGGCGACCGTATTCGCCCGCAGCGGGGGTATCATCTGGGCGACGACTACGACCACCGCCCCGTGGGGAATCTATGAGATCAACGCCGACCTGCCGCCGGGGACCTACGTTATGCAGGCGAGCCGGCCCGGCTACCTGCCACAGGCGAAGAAGGGCGTCATCGTCACCGCCGGCAATACAACTTACGTCAACTTCAGCCTGCAGCCGCAGTAG
- a CDS encoding Gfo/Idh/MocA family oxidoreductase, giving the protein MTEKPKVAIVGASGIGKHHGKWYAMEGCEVVAFVGTSAESVARTQEAMAQIFDFQGQGYTDISRMLAQHELDAASVCSPHQLHREHSLACLEAGAHVLCEKPLVWDVAKSPEDVLADAKSMISAAERVGRMLAANTQYVAAIKPYLALYEQHRGPLNRCERLDFRMESKGGASGPNQYDEIWIDLASHPLSLMLRLLPGAMFVADSADCVIRRDEVVAVFAMELPGGERCPVTIELRNVYDGPMVRRLGADGFTADLSGANDERGIYRTHVTVGDERVVCEDLVHTSVRRFAEAVRGEGGPLATAAEAYANLEIQLALYGAARRE; this is encoded by the coding sequence GTGACGGAGAAACCCAAGGTCGCCATCGTTGGGGCGAGCGGCATCGGCAAGCATCACGGGAAATGGTACGCCATGGAAGGCTGCGAGGTCGTCGCCTTTGTCGGGACCTCGGCGGAGTCGGTGGCCCGGACCCAGGAAGCGATGGCGCAGATATTCGACTTTCAGGGGCAGGGATACACGGACATCAGCCGGATGCTGGCGCAACACGAGTTGGACGCGGCCAGTGTGTGCAGTCCGCATCAACTCCACCGCGAGCACTCCCTGGCCTGTCTCGAGGCCGGGGCGCACGTGTTGTGTGAGAAGCCCCTGGTGTGGGACGTCGCCAAGTCGCCCGAGGATGTGCTGGCGGACGCCAAATCCATGATCTCGGCCGCCGAGCGAGTGGGCCGCATGCTCGCAGCCAACACGCAGTATGTGGCCGCCATCAAGCCGTACCTCGCGCTCTACGAGCAACACCGCGGACCGCTGAACCGATGCGAGCGTCTCGATTTTCGGATGGAGTCGAAGGGCGGCGCGAGCGGCCCCAACCAATACGACGAGATCTGGATAGACCTCGCGAGCCATCCGCTGAGCCTGATGCTCAGGCTGCTGCCGGGCGCGATGTTCGTCGCGGACTCCGCTGACTGCGTGATCCGGCGCGACGAGGTCGTAGCCGTGTTCGCGATGGAACTGCCGGGCGGTGAGCGCTGCCCGGTGACGATAGAGCTGCGCAACGTCTACGACGGCCCGATGGTGCGCCGGCTTGGCGCCGACGGCTTCACGGCTGACCTCTCGGGCGCGAATGACGAGCGCGGCATCTATCGAACTCACGTCACCGTCGGTGACGAGCGGGTGGTGTGCGAGGACCTCGTGCACACCTCGGTGCGGCGGTTCGCGGAGGCGGTGCGAGGCGAGGGCGGACCCCTCGCGACGGCGGCGGAGGCGTACGCCAATCTCGAGATCCAACTTGCGTTGTACGGGGCGGCGCGTCGGGAATAG